In Terriglobales bacterium, the genomic stretch CCGTGAAGTCACCAAGGCGGACCAGCAGCGCGAACGTCTCGCAGCCCTGGGAAAGCTCTCCGCCGGACTCGCCCACGAGCTCAACAATCCGGCCGCCGCCGCCCGCCGCGCCGCCAACACCCTTGGCGACACCCTGCAGCGGCTGTACAAGGCCTGTGACGATTTGCAGGAAGTCCCGCTATCTACGGAAGCAAGCAACTACCTCTGCCGCTTCGAATCCGAACTGCTTTCGCGCCCGCCCGCTCCTCCCCTGGACCCACTGGCGCAGAGCGAGCGCGAAGAAGCCATGAGCGACTGGCTGGCCAAGGGCGGCGTATCCGAGCCCTGGAAATTTGCTCCGGAGTTGGTCGAGTCTGGCATTACAACCCAGGAACTGCGCGAGCTTCACTCTCACTGTCCCGAGATTCCGCCCGACAATCTTGCCAATCGCATCGTTAGTAAAATGCAACTCGCCCGGCTGGCAAGGGAAATCGAGAACGCTACTGCCCGCATCTCGGAACTGGTGAAGGCGATTAAGGAATACTCCTTTATGGACCAGGCCCCGGTGCAAGACGTCGATGTTCGCAACGGCCTGGAAAGCACGCTCACCATCCTCAATCACAAGCTGAAACACGGCATCAGTGTGATCCGCAATTACGCCTCCGATATTCCTCGCATCCCCTCCTATGGCAGCGAACTGAACCAGGTCTGGACCAACCTCATCGACAATGCCGCTGACGCCATGAACGGCAAGGGCGAACTGCGAATACGGGTGGCCCAGGAAGACACTTCATTGTTGGTCGAAATTCGCGACAACGGCCCCGGAATTCCCGCCGAGATTCAGCCGCACATTTTCGAGCCCTTCTTCACTACAAAAGATGTGGGCAAGGGCACCGGCCTGGGCCTCGATACCGTGTACCGCATCATCCGCAAGCATCACGGCACGATCAGCTTTGTATCGCGCCCTGGGGATACATGTTTTCGCGTCCGACTGCCGGTGCAGCGCCCCCTCGAGCCCCTGCATTAGAACAAGGACCCTGCGGGTGCCCTGCTCTAGCCGTCTTTTGGCTAGGGTGGGGTAGTTTCTTGTGAGCACGCGGCATCAGTGCTCAGAAGCGACCCCATAGATCGGTGTTGAAAGGGCGCGGCTTTCAGCCGCGCCGTCCAGAGCCGCAGAAATCCTGGGCT encodes the following:
- a CDS encoding ATP-binding protein; its protein translation is MALDDLKQAENPKQAGNLKEDFRGIAIFSDLSDEDLQWLADHAEESRFAPGEIMIREGAPADAMIIYLEGETEGRVEQGADDGRVYSARAGDVTGMLPYSRLKIIPLTIRAIIPTRIALIPAALFDEMLHHIPVLRGRLVSLLADRVREVTKADQQRERLAALGKLSAGLAHELNNPAAAARRAANTLGDTLQRLYKACDDLQEVPLSTEASNYLCRFESELLSRPPAPPLDPLAQSEREEAMSDWLAKGGVSEPWKFAPELVESGITTQELRELHSHCPEIPPDNLANRIVSKMQLARLAREIENATARISELVKAIKEYSFMDQAPVQDVDVRNGLESTLTILNHKLKHGISVIRNYASDIPRIPSYGSELNQVWTNLIDNAADAMNGKGELRIRVAQEDTSLLVEIRDNGPGIPAEIQPHIFEPFFTTKDVGKGTGLGLDTVYRIIRKHHGTISFVSRPGDTCFRVRLPVQRPLEPLH